From Streptomyces durmitorensis, a single genomic window includes:
- a CDS encoding response regulator: protein MIRVLVAEDQSAVRAGLVLILRSAPDIEVVGEASDGEEAVALARELRPDLVLMDIQMPRLDGVSATRQVVTEGLSDVLVLTTFDLDEYVFGALRAGASGFLLKNTEAKDLLEAVRAVGRGEGLIAPAVTRRLIAEFAAPKNTRPVRRENGPDPAILDALTRREREVLACLGEGLSNAEIAGRLDMAEATVKTHVSRLLAKLELRSRVQAAVLAQELGV, encoded by the coding sequence ATGATCCGAGTGCTCGTCGCCGAGGACCAGTCCGCCGTACGGGCGGGACTTGTCCTGATCCTGCGCAGCGCGCCCGACATAGAGGTGGTCGGCGAGGCGTCGGACGGCGAGGAGGCGGTCGCCCTCGCCCGTGAACTGCGGCCCGATCTGGTGCTCATGGACATCCAGATGCCGCGCCTCGACGGGGTGTCGGCGACCCGTCAGGTCGTCACCGAGGGGCTCTCGGACGTGCTCGTCCTGACCACCTTCGACCTCGACGAGTACGTCTTCGGGGCGCTGCGCGCGGGCGCCTCCGGGTTCCTCCTGAAGAACACCGAGGCCAAGGATCTCCTGGAGGCGGTCCGTGCGGTCGGCCGCGGCGAGGGCCTGATCGCCCCTGCCGTCACACGGCGGCTGATCGCCGAGTTCGCGGCCCCGAAGAACACGCGGCCCGTCCGCCGCGAGAACGGACCCGATCCCGCCATCCTCGACGCCCTCACCCGCCGCGAGCGCGAGGTTCTCGCGTGCCTCGGCGAAGGGCTCTCGAACGCGGAGATCGCGGGCCGTCTGGACATGGCGGAGGCGACGGTGAAGACGCACGTCAGCCGACTGCTCGCCAAGCTGGAGCTGCGCAGCAGGGTCCAAGCCGCCGTCCTGGCGCAGGAGTTGGGCGTATAA
- a CDS encoding glycoside hydrolase family 18 chitinase — protein MRFRHRAVAGFTTLLLPLATLVALGAPAEAAPEAAPAATATYAKTQDWGSGFEGKWTVKNTGTTSISSWNVAWDFPTGTKVTSAWDATVTNSGNRWTAKNLGWNGTLAPGASVSFGFNGSGPGSPSNCTLNGGSCDGGSVPGDNPPSAPGTPTASDITNTSVKLSWSAATDDKGVKNYDVLRDGSKVATVTGTTYADSGLTAGTDYSYTVQARDTADQTGPASGAVKVHTTGGGDPGPGPGDKVKLGYFTQWGVYGRNYHVKNIDTSASASKITHINYAFGNVQGGKCTIGDAYADYDKAYTADQSVDGKADTWDQPLRGNFNQLRKLKAKHPNLKVLWSFGGWTWSGGFTDAMKNPAAFAKSCHDLVEDPRWADVFDGIDLDWEYPNACGLTCDTSGPASMKNMMQAFRTEFGKDALVTAAITADGSSGGKIDAADYGGASQYADWYNVMTYDFFGAWAAKGPTAPHSPLTSYAGIPQDGFNSADAISKLKAKGVPAAKLLLGIGFYGRGWTGVTQKEPGGTATGAAPGTYEAGIEDYKVLKNSCPSNGTIAGTAYAHCGNNWWSYDTPATVKSKMAWSKQQGLGGAFFWEFSGDTTNGELVSAINDGLK, from the coding sequence TTGCGCTTCAGACACAGAGCCGTGGCAGGCTTCACCACCCTGCTGCTCCCGCTCGCCACCCTGGTCGCGCTCGGCGCCCCCGCCGAAGCCGCACCGGAAGCCGCCCCCGCGGCCACCGCCACGTACGCCAAGACCCAGGACTGGGGCAGCGGCTTCGAGGGCAAGTGGACCGTCAAGAACACCGGCACCACCTCCATCAGCTCCTGGAACGTCGCGTGGGACTTCCCCACCGGCACCAAGGTGACCTCCGCCTGGGACGCCACCGTCACCAACTCCGGCAACCGCTGGACTGCCAAGAACCTCGGCTGGAACGGGACGCTCGCCCCCGGCGCCTCCGTCTCCTTCGGCTTCAACGGATCGGGTCCCGGCTCGCCCTCCAACTGCACGCTCAACGGCGGCAGTTGTGACGGCGGCAGCGTCCCCGGCGACAACCCTCCCTCGGCGCCGGGCACCCCCACCGCGTCCGACATCACCAACACCTCGGTGAAGCTCTCCTGGAGCGCGGCCACCGACGACAAGGGCGTCAAGAACTACGACGTCCTGCGCGACGGCTCCAAGGTCGCGACGGTCACCGGCACCACGTACGCCGACAGCGGCCTCACCGCGGGCACCGACTACTCGTACACGGTCCAGGCCCGCGACACCGCGGACCAGACAGGACCGGCGTCCGGCGCCGTCAAGGTGCACACGACGGGCGGCGGCGACCCGGGTCCAGGGCCCGGTGACAAGGTCAAGCTCGGCTACTTCACCCAGTGGGGCGTCTACGGCCGCAACTACCACGTGAAGAACATCGACACCTCGGCCTCCGCCTCCAAGATCACGCACATCAACTACGCCTTCGGCAACGTCCAGGGCGGCAAGTGCACGATCGGCGACGCCTACGCCGACTACGACAAGGCCTACACCGCCGACCAGTCCGTCGACGGCAAGGCCGACACCTGGGACCAGCCCCTGCGCGGCAACTTCAACCAGCTGCGCAAGCTCAAGGCCAAGCACCCGAACCTCAAGGTCCTGTGGTCCTTCGGCGGCTGGACCTGGTCCGGCGGCTTCACCGACGCGATGAAGAACCCGGCCGCCTTCGCCAAGTCCTGCCACGACCTCGTGGAGGACCCGCGCTGGGCCGACGTCTTCGACGGCATCGACCTGGACTGGGAGTACCCCAACGCCTGCGGCCTGACCTGCGACACCAGCGGCCCCGCGTCGATGAAGAACATGATGCAGGCGTTCCGCACCGAGTTCGGCAAGGACGCCCTGGTCACCGCCGCGATCACCGCCGACGGATCGAGCGGCGGCAAGATCGACGCGGCCGACTACGGCGGCGCGTCGCAGTACGCCGACTGGTACAACGTGATGACGTACGACTTCTTCGGCGCCTGGGCGGCCAAGGGCCCGACGGCCCCGCACTCCCCGCTCACCTCCTACGCCGGCATCCCGCAGGACGGCTTCAACTCCGCCGACGCGATCTCGAAGCTGAAGGCGAAGGGCGTCCCCGCCGCCAAGCTCCTGCTCGGCATCGGTTTCTACGGCCGCGGCTGGACGGGCGTCACTCAGAAGGAACCGGGCGGGACGGCGACTGGCGCGGCGCCCGGGACGTACGAAGCGGGCATCGAGGACTACAAGGTCCTCAAGAACAGCTGCCCCTCCAACGGCACCATCGCCGGTACGGCCTACGCCCACTGCGGCAACAACTGGTGGTCGTACGACACCCCGGCCACGGTCAAGAGCAAGATGGCCTGGTCGAAGCAGCAGGGCCTGGGAGGCGCCTTCTTCTGGGAGTTCAGCGGTGACACAACCAACGGTGAGTTGGTGTCTGCCATCAATGACGGTCTGAAGTAG
- the atpE gene encoding ATP synthase F0 subunit C, translating to MSATLELAAGVTGSLGSIGYGLAAIGPGIGVGIVFGKGTEALARQPEAAGLIRSNQILGFAFCEALALIGIVMPFVFGQ from the coding sequence ATGTCCGCGACCCTCGAACTCGCCGCAGGCGTCACCGGCTCCCTCGGCTCCATCGGCTACGGCCTCGCCGCGATCGGTCCCGGCATCGGTGTTGGCATCGTCTTCGGTAAGGGCACCGAGGCCCTTGCCCGTCAGCCCGAAGCTGCCGGCCTGATCCGCTCCAACCAGATCCTGGGCTTCGCCTTCTGTGAGGCGCTCGCCCTTATCGGCATCGTTATGCCGTTCGTGTTCGGTCAGTAA
- the atpD gene encoding F0F1 ATP synthase subunit beta: MTTTVDTAVATGRVARVIGPVVDVEFPVDAMPEIYNALHVEVADPAKDGEKKTLTLEVAQHLGDGIVRAISMQPTDGLVRQAAVTDTGSGITVPVGDITKGKVFNTLGAILNHPEAEADVTERWPIHRKAPAFDQLESKTEMFETGLKVVDLLTPYVKGGKIGLFGGAGVGKTVLIQEMIMRVAKLHEGVSVFAGVGERTREGNDLIDEMEESGVLDKTALVFGQMDEPPGTRLRVALAGLTMAEYFRDVQKQDVLFFIDNIFRFTQAGSEVSTLLGRMPSAVGYQPNLADEMGLLQERITSTRGHSITSMQAIYVPADDLTDPAPATTFAHLDATTVLSRPISEKGIYPAVDPLDSTSRILDPRYIAQDHYDAAMRVKGILQKYKDLQDIIAILGIDELSEEDKLVVQRARRVERFLSQNTHAAKQFTGLDGSDVPLDESIAAFNSIIDGEYDHFPEQAFFMCGGIEDLKAKAKELGVS, encoded by the coding sequence ATGACGACCACTGTTGATACGGCCGTTGCCACGGGCCGCGTCGCCCGGGTGATCGGCCCGGTCGTCGACGTGGAGTTCCCCGTCGACGCGATGCCGGAGATCTACAACGCCCTTCACGTCGAGGTGGCCGACCCGGCCAAGGACGGCGAGAAGAAGACGCTGACGCTCGAGGTCGCCCAGCACCTCGGCGACGGCATCGTCCGCGCCATCTCCATGCAGCCCACCGACGGTCTGGTCCGCCAGGCCGCGGTGACCGACACGGGCTCGGGCATCACCGTGCCCGTCGGTGACATCACCAAGGGCAAGGTGTTCAACACCCTCGGTGCGATCCTGAACCACCCCGAGGCCGAGGCCGACGTCACCGAGCGCTGGCCCATCCACCGCAAGGCCCCGGCCTTCGACCAGCTCGAGTCCAAGACCGAGATGTTCGAGACCGGCCTGAAGGTCGTCGACCTTCTCACCCCGTACGTCAAGGGTGGAAAGATCGGTCTGTTCGGTGGAGCGGGCGTCGGCAAGACCGTCCTCATCCAGGAAATGATCATGCGTGTGGCCAAGCTGCACGAGGGCGTTTCCGTGTTCGCCGGTGTCGGCGAGCGCACCCGTGAGGGCAACGACCTCATCGACGAGATGGAAGAGTCGGGCGTTCTGGACAAGACCGCCCTGGTCTTCGGCCAGATGGACGAGCCGCCGGGCACGCGTCTGCGTGTCGCCCTCGCCGGTCTGACCATGGCGGAGTACTTCCGCGATGTGCAGAAGCAGGACGTGCTGTTCTTCATCGACAACATCTTCCGCTTCACGCAGGCCGGTTCCGAGGTCTCGACGCTGCTCGGCCGTATGCCCTCCGCGGTGGGCTACCAGCCGAACCTCGCCGACGAGATGGGCCTCCTCCAGGAGCGCATCACCTCGACGCGTGGTCACTCGATCACCTCGATGCAGGCGATCTACGTCCCCGCGGACGACCTCACCGACCCGGCCCCGGCCACGACCTTCGCGCACCTCGACGCGACGACCGTGCTGTCGCGTCCGATCTCGGAGAAGGGCATCTACCCGGCGGTGGACCCGCTGGACTCGACGTCCCGCATCCTGGACCCGCGCTACATCGCGCAGGACCACTACGACGCCGCCATGCGCGTCAAGGGAATCCTGCAGAAGTACAAGGACCTCCAGGACATCATCGCGATCCTCGGCATCGACGAGCTCAGCGAAGAGGACAAGCTGGTCGTTCAGCGCGCCCGTCGCGTCGAGCGCTTCCTGTCGCAGAACACCCACGCCGCCAAGCAGTTCACCGGCCTGGACGGTTCGGACGTGCCGCTCGACGAGTCGATCGCCGCGTTCAACTCGATCATCGACGGTGAGTACGACCACTTCCCCGAGCAGGCGTTCTTCATGTGCGGTGGCATCGAGGACCTGAAGGCGAAGGCCAAGGAGCTCGGCGTCTCCTGA
- a CDS encoding F0F1 ATP synthase subunit delta: MTAHGASREALAAARERLDALTDNTSVDAKQLADELASVTALFNREVSLRRVLTDPSQSGEAKAELAGRLLGGQVGGETADLVAGLVRSRWSQSRDLVDALEELTNLAELTSAQKAGALDDVEDELFRFGRIVSSDTGLRAALTDRAASGAAKSELLRSLLGGRANAVTERLVERLVTAPRGRSLESGLESLSKLAADRRDRMVAVVTSAVPLSDQQKQRLGAALAKFYGRQMHLNLDVDPEVLGGITVQVGDEIINGSIADRLEDAHRRMAR, translated from the coding sequence ATGACAGCCCACGGAGCTAGCCGCGAGGCCCTGGCCGCCGCGCGCGAGCGTCTTGACGCGCTGACCGACAACACGTCGGTCGACGCCAAGCAGCTCGCGGACGAGCTGGCCTCTGTCACCGCGCTGTTCAACCGCGAGGTCTCGCTGCGCCGGGTCCTGACCGACCCGTCGCAGTCCGGTGAGGCCAAGGCCGAGCTCGCCGGGCGGCTGCTCGGCGGGCAGGTGGGCGGCGAGACCGCCGACCTGGTGGCCGGCCTGGTCCGCTCGCGCTGGTCGCAGTCGCGTGACCTGGTGGACGCCCTTGAGGAGCTCACCAACCTCGCCGAGTTGACCAGTGCGCAGAAGGCGGGCGCGCTGGACGACGTCGAGGACGAGCTGTTCCGGTTCGGCCGGATCGTCTCGTCGGACACCGGTCTCCGGGCCGCGCTGACCGACCGCGCCGCCTCAGGTGCGGCCAAGAGCGAGCTGCTGCGCAGCCTGCTCGGTGGCCGGGCCAACGCGGTGACGGAGCGGCTCGTCGAGCGCCTTGTGACCGCGCCCCGTGGACGTAGCCTGGAATCGGGACTCGAGTCCCTGTCCAAGCTGGCCGCGGACCGCCGTGACCGGATGGTCGCCGTCGTCACTTCGGCTGTGCCCCTCTCGGACCAGCAGAAGCAGCGCCTCGGTGCCGCCCTCGCGAAGTTCTACGGCCGCCAGATGCACCTGAACCTCGACGTGGACCCCGAGGTCCTCGGCGGGATCACGGTGCAGGTCGGCGACGAGATCATCAACGGCAGCATCGCGGACCGTCTTGAGGACGCGCACCGCCGCATGGCGCGCTAG
- a CDS encoding F0F1 ATP synthase subunit B, with translation MIANLVQLAAEEKQNPLIPPGPELLVGALAFAIVFFFFWKKLLPNINKVLEERRESIEGGIEKAEAAQTEAQSVLEQYKAQLAEARHEAARLRQEAQEQGATLIAEMRAEGQRQREEIVAAGHTQLAADRKAAAQSLRQDVGQLATDLAGKLVGESLEDSARQSRTIDRFLDELEEKAEAAR, from the coding sequence GTGATCGCCAACCTGGTGCAGCTGGCGGCCGAGGAGAAGCAGAACCCGCTGATCCCGCCCGGCCCCGAGCTGCTCGTCGGCGCACTGGCCTTCGCCATCGTCTTCTTCTTCTTCTGGAAGAAGCTCCTCCCGAACATCAACAAGGTTCTGGAAGAGCGTCGCGAGTCGATCGAAGGCGGTATCGAGAAGGCCGAGGCCGCTCAGACCGAGGCCCAGAGCGTGCTTGAGCAGTACAAGGCTCAGCTCGCCGAGGCTCGGCACGAGGCCGCGCGTCTGCGCCAGGAGGCGCAGGAGCAGGGCGCCACGCTCATCGCTGAGATGCGCGCCGAAGGCCAGCGGCAGCGCGAGGAGATCGTCGCCGCAGGTCACACGCAGCTCGCTGCCGACCGCAAGGCCGCCGCGCAGTCGCTGCGTCAGGACGTGGGCCAGCTGGCCACCGACCTGGCCGGCAAGCTCGTCGGTGAGTCCCTCGAGGACTCCGCACGGCAGAGCCGCACCATCGACCGTTTCCTCGACGAGCTCGAGGAGAAGGCCGAGGCCGCTCGATGA
- a CDS encoding F0F1 ATP synthase subunit gamma: MGAQLRVYKRRIKSVTATKKITKAMEMIAASRVVKAQRKVTASTPYATELTRAVTAVATGANDKHPLTTEAEAPTRAAVLLLSSDRGLAGAFNSNAIKGAEKLTKKLQDEGKEVDTYIVGRRGIAHYNFRERKISGQWTGFTDAPSYADAKTIAAPLIEAIETETAEGGVDELHIVYTEFISMMTQEATDDRLLPLSLDKVAKEAGTTDEARPLYDFEPSAEDVLDALLPRYVESRIYNALLQSAASKHAATRRAMKSATDNAGDLINALTRSANAARQAEITQEISEIVGGSSALADASAGSDK, from the coding sequence ATGGGAGCCCAGCTCCGGGTCTACAAGCGTCGCATCAAATCCGTCACCGCGACCAAGAAGATCACCAAGGCGATGGAGATGATCGCCGCCTCGCGTGTCGTCAAGGCACAGCGCAAGGTGACCGCCTCCACTCCGTACGCGACCGAGCTGACCCGCGCGGTCACCGCGGTGGCCACGGGTGCGAACGACAAGCACCCGCTGACCACCGAGGCCGAGGCTCCGACCCGGGCCGCTGTCCTGCTCCTCTCGAGCGACCGCGGTCTGGCCGGCGCCTTCAACTCCAACGCCATCAAGGGTGCGGAGAAGCTCACCAAGAAGTTGCAAGACGAGGGCAAGGAGGTCGACACGTACATCGTCGGCCGCCGTGGCATCGCGCACTACAACTTCCGTGAGCGGAAGATCTCCGGGCAGTGGACGGGCTTCACCGATGCCCCTTCCTACGCGGACGCCAAGACGATCGCGGCCCCCCTGATCGAGGCCATCGAGACGGAGACGGCTGAGGGCGGCGTGGATGAACTCCACATCGTCTACACCGAGTTCATCTCGATGATGACGCAGGAAGCAACCGATGACCGGCTGCTCCCGCTCAGCCTCGACAAGGTCGCGAAGGAGGCGGGCACGACGGACGAGGCCCGCCCGCTGTACGACTTCGAGCCGTCGGCGGAGGACGTCCTGGACGCCCTTCTGCCGCGCTACGTCGAGAGCCGTATCTACAACGCGCTGCTCCAGTCGGCTGCTTCCAAGCACGCCGCCACGCGCCGCGCGATGAAGTCGGCGACCGACAACGCGGGTGACCTGATCAACGCTCTCACCCGTTCTGCCAACGCGGCCCGCCAGGCCGAAATCACCCAGGAAATCAGCGAGATCGTCGGTGGCTCCAGTGCCCTGGCCGACGCTTCTGCGGGGAGTGACAAGTAA
- a CDS encoding sensor histidine kinase has translation MRHGPAPPRPQRVDVQISVVCVLAGLAWWGLGLRMQTDRPLGDTWALIPLFVLGGLQLLRSSMPRTALTLGTLALVADQFTTGNLASVMMFTDIVYAAVVYGTPASARRIPVTTGAITVAVTIGFLAWFREPEAILIGVVTGLVSFGPATTGVLVRNHREAAVAARLRAEQTALLAEMDRVQAITAERARMARELHDMVANHLSAIAIHSTAALSLDDPKTTHDALAVIRENSVEGLAEMRRLIGILRDSSDDREPTAAPTLDGLGALIAGARTNGLDVMLDDGRDPEGPKLPAPVELAAYRIVQESLTNALKHASPGLVTVALARRARALDVQVTSPYGSPSGPRAPGSGAGLVGMRERTELLGGTFESGPESTADRKVWNVRATLPVDPADQGASA, from the coding sequence TTGAGGCATGGCCCCGCCCCTCCCCGCCCCCAGCGCGTCGACGTACAGATCTCCGTGGTCTGCGTGCTCGCCGGACTCGCGTGGTGGGGCCTCGGGCTCCGCATGCAGACCGACCGGCCGCTCGGCGACACCTGGGCACTGATCCCGCTCTTCGTCCTCGGCGGGCTCCAGCTGCTGCGCAGCAGCATGCCGCGGACCGCGCTGACCCTCGGCACGCTCGCGCTGGTCGCCGACCAGTTCACGACGGGCAATCTCGCCTCGGTCATGATGTTCACGGACATCGTGTACGCGGCCGTCGTGTACGGGACACCCGCCTCCGCCCGCCGCATCCCGGTCACCACGGGGGCGATCACGGTGGCCGTGACGATCGGGTTCCTCGCCTGGTTCCGTGAGCCGGAGGCGATCCTGATCGGCGTCGTCACCGGCCTCGTGTCCTTCGGTCCCGCCACCACCGGCGTTCTCGTGCGCAACCACCGCGAGGCCGCCGTCGCCGCCCGGCTGCGCGCCGAACAGACCGCGCTGCTCGCCGAGATGGACCGCGTGCAGGCCATCACCGCCGAGCGCGCCCGGATGGCCCGCGAGCTGCACGACATGGTCGCCAACCACCTCTCGGCGATCGCCATCCACTCCACGGCGGCGCTCTCCCTGGACGACCCGAAGACCACCCACGACGCGCTCGCCGTCATCCGCGAGAACAGCGTCGAGGGCCTGGCCGAGATGCGCCGCCTCATCGGGATCCTCCGGGACTCCAGTGACGACCGGGAGCCGACGGCCGCACCCACCCTCGACGGCCTCGGCGCCCTGATCGCGGGCGCCCGTACCAATGGTCTGGACGTCATGCTCGACGACGGTCGCGACCCGGAGGGCCCCAAGCTTCCGGCGCCCGTCGAGCTCGCGGCGTACCGCATCGTCCAGGAGTCCCTGACCAACGCACTCAAGCACGCGTCGCCCGGCCTGGTCACGGTGGCCCTCGCCCGGCGCGCCCGCGCCCTGGACGTCCAGGTGACCAGCCCTTACGGCTCACCCTCCGGCCCCCGCGCTCCCGGTTCGGGAGCCGGCCTCGTCGGCATGCGGGAGCGCACCGAACTCCTCGGCGGCACCTTCGAGTCGGGCCCCGAGAGCACCGCAGACCGCAAGGTCTGGAACGTCCGCGCCACCTTGCCGGTCGACCCAGCAGACCAAGGAGCTTCCGCATGA
- a CDS encoding F0F1 ATP synthase subunit epsilon → MAAELHVELVAADRSVWSGEATLVVARTTSGDIGVMPGHQPLLGVLESGPVTIRTSDGNTVVAAVHGGFISFADNKLSLLAEIVELSDEIDVQRAERALERAKSEADASAERRADVRLRAVSSR, encoded by the coding sequence TTGGCTGCTGAGCTGCATGTCGAGCTGGTCGCCGCGGACCGCAGTGTCTGGTCCGGCGAGGCCACCCTGGTCGTCGCGCGCACCACGTCCGGCGACATCGGCGTCATGCCCGGTCACCAGCCGCTTCTCGGTGTGCTGGAGTCGGGCCCTGTGACCATTCGTACGAGCGACGGCAACACTGTCGTCGCCGCAGTCCACGGAGGATTCATCTCCTTCGCGGACAACAAGCTGTCACTGCTTGCTGAGATCGTCGAGCTGTCGGACGAGATCGATGTCCAGCGTGCGGAGCGGGCGCTCGAGCGCGCGAAGTCGGAGGCCGACGCCTCCGCCGAGCGTCGTGCGGACGTCCGACTGCGGGCGGTGTCGTCGCGCTGA
- a CDS encoding DUF2550 domain-containing protein gives MILTLLVCGLVLVALVLVGLFVFGLRRRLIQRSGGTFDCSLRWNAPEKGDTSGKGWGYGVARYNGDRIEWYRVFSYAPRPRRTLERSAIEVVDRRAPDGEEELALLSDAIVLGCLHRGVRLELAMGEDALTGFLAWLEAAPPGQRVNVA, from the coding sequence ATGATCCTCACTCTGCTCGTGTGCGGACTCGTATTGGTCGCGCTGGTGTTGGTGGGGCTCTTCGTCTTCGGACTGCGGCGCCGGCTCATCCAGCGGTCCGGCGGCACCTTCGACTGCAGCCTGCGCTGGAACGCCCCGGAGAAGGGCGACACCTCCGGCAAGGGCTGGGGGTACGGGGTTGCCCGCTACAACGGCGACCGGATCGAGTGGTACCGCGTCTTCTCGTACGCTCCCCGTCCTCGGCGGACCCTGGAGCGCTCGGCCATCGAGGTCGTCGACCGCCGCGCTCCGGACGGCGAGGAGGAGCTCGCGCTGCTCTCGGACGCGATCGTCCTCGGCTGTCTGCACCGCGGCGTCCGCCTTGAGCTGGCGATGGGCGAGGACGCGCTGACGGGTTTCCTGGCCTGGCTGGAGGCAGCGCCGCCGGGCCAGCGAGTGAACGTGGCCTAG
- the atpA gene encoding F0F1 ATP synthase subunit alpha, with amino-acid sequence MAELTIRPEEIRDALENFVQAYKPDAASREEVGSVTVAGDGIAKVEGLPSAMANELLKFEDGTLGLALNLEEREIGAVVLGEFSGIEEGQPVTRTGEVLSVAVGEGYLGRVVDPLGAPIDGLGEIETSGRRALELQAPTVMDRKSVHEPMETGYKAVDAMTPIGRGQRQLIIGDRQTGKTALAVDTIINQRDNWRSGDVNKQVRCIYVAVGQKGSTIASVRGALEEAGALEYTTIVAAPASDPAGFKYLAPYTGSAIGQQWMYEGKHVLIIFDDLSKQADAYRAVSLLLRRPPGREAYPGDVFYLHSRLLERCAKLSDEMGKGSMTGLPIVETKANDVSAFIPTNVISITDGQCFLESDLFNAGQRPALNVGISVSRVGGSAQHKAIRQVSGRLRVDLAQYRELEAFAAFGSDLDAASKASLERGQRMVELLKQAQYQPMATEDQVISIWAGTTGRMDEVPVVDIRRFERELLDYLHRKEQGLMTSIKEGGKMSDDTITAITDAVAEFKKQFETSDGKLLGEDAPAAVDASK; translated from the coding sequence ATGGCGGAGCTCACGATCCGGCCGGAGGAGATCCGGGACGCACTGGAGAACTTTGTCCAGGCGTACAAGCCGGACGCGGCCTCGCGCGAGGAGGTCGGTTCGGTCACCGTTGCCGGTGACGGCATCGCGAAGGTCGAGGGCCTGCCCTCGGCCATGGCCAACGAGCTGCTGAAGTTCGAGGACGGCACCCTCGGTCTCGCCCTCAACCTTGAGGAGCGCGAGATCGGCGCCGTCGTACTCGGCGAGTTCAGCGGCATCGAAGAGGGCCAGCCGGTCACCCGTACCGGCGAGGTCCTGTCCGTCGCGGTGGGCGAGGGCTACCTCGGCCGCGTCGTCGACCCGCTCGGCGCCCCGATCGACGGACTCGGCGAGATCGAGACGTCCGGCCGCCGCGCCCTCGAGCTGCAGGCCCCCACGGTCATGGACCGCAAGTCGGTCCACGAGCCGATGGAGACCGGCTACAAGGCCGTCGACGCGATGACCCCGATCGGCCGTGGCCAGCGTCAGCTGATCATCGGCGACCGCCAGACGGGCAAGACCGCCCTGGCCGTCGACACGATCATCAACCAGCGCGACAACTGGCGCTCGGGCGACGTGAACAAGCAGGTGCGCTGCATCTACGTCGCCGTCGGTCAGAAGGGTTCCACCATCGCCTCCGTGCGCGGTGCCCTGGAAGAGGCCGGCGCGCTCGAGTACACGACCATCGTCGCCGCCCCGGCGTCCGACCCGGCGGGCTTCAAGTACCTGGCGCCCTACACCGGTTCGGCCATCGGCCAGCAGTGGATGTACGAGGGCAAGCACGTCCTCATCATCTTCGACGACCTCTCGAAGCAGGCCGACGCCTACCGCGCCGTGTCCCTGCTGCTCCGCCGCCCGCCGGGGCGCGAGGCCTACCCGGGTGACGTCTTCTACCTGCACTCGCGTCTGCTCGAGCGCTGCGCGAAGCTCTCGGACGAGATGGGCAAGGGCTCGATGACGGGTCTGCCGATCGTCGAGACCAAGGCGAACGACGTGTCGGCGTTCATTCCGACCAACGTCATCTCCATCACCGACGGTCAGTGCTTCCTGGAGTCCGACCTGTTCAACGCCGGTCAGCGTCCGGCCCTGAACGTCGGTATCTCGGTCTCCCGTGTCGGTGGCTCCGCCCAGCACAAGGCGATCCGTCAGGTCTCGGGCCGTCTGCGCGTGGACCTCGCCCAGTACCGCGAGCTGGAGGCGTTCGCCGCCTTCGGTTCCGACCTGGACGCCGCCTCGAAGGCCTCCCTCGAGCGCGGTCAGCGGATGGTCGAGCTGCTCAAGCAGGCTCAGTACCAGCCGATGGCCACCGAGGACCAGGTCATCTCCATCTGGGCCGGCACCACGGGCCGCATGGACGAGGTACCGGTCGTCGACATCCGGCGTTTCGAGCGCGAGCTGCTCGACTACCTGCACCGCAAGGAGCAGGGCCTGATGACCTCCATCAAGGAGGGCGGCAAGATGTCCGACGACACGATCACGGCCATCACCGACGCCGTCGCCGAGTTCAAGAAGCAGTTCGAGACCTCGGACGGCAAGCTGCTCGGCGAGGACGCTCCGGCTGCCGTCGACGCGTCCAAGTGA